The Streptococcus sp. VT 162 genome has a window encoding:
- a CDS encoding prolyl-tRNA synthetase: MNTMKNEQEILDAFRENPDMMTILTIIRDLDLKDSWLAAGSVRNFIWNLLSDKSPFDRETDVDVIFFDPDVSYEETVSLEKKLREDFPQYQWELKNQVYMHLHSPHTVPYTSSRDAMSKYPERCTAIGLRLHADATIELFAPYGLEDILNFQVSPTPHFLENEDRMKLYQERLSKKNWQEKWKNLTFSKNLRKI; the protein is encoded by the coding sequence ATGAATACAATGAAAAATGAACAAGAAATTCTAGATGCTTTCAGAGAAAATCCAGATATGATGACCATTCTGACCATCATTCGTGATCTTGATCTGAAAGACTCGTGGTTGGCAGCAGGTTCTGTCAGGAATTTCATCTGGAATCTCTTGTCAGACAAATCGCCTTTTGACCGGGAGACGGATGTTGATGTGATTTTCTTTGATCCAGATGTTTCTTATGAGGAAACAGTATCCCTAGAGAAAAAGCTGAGAGAAGATTTCCCTCAATATCAGTGGGAGTTGAAAAATCAGGTCTATATGCATCTGCACAGTCCCCACACTGTGCCTTACACGAGTTCTCGTGATGCCATGAGTAAGTATCCAGAACGCTGTACGGCGATAGGACTCCGCTTGCATGCGGACGCAACTATAGAGCTCTTTGCGCCCTATGGTCTAGAGGATATTTTGAATTTTCAGGTTTCCCCAACTCCTCATTTCTTAGAGAATGAGGACCGAATGAAGCTCTATCAAGAACGCTTGTCCAAGAAAAATTGGCAAGAAAAATGGAAAAATCTCACTTTTTCAAAAAACTTAAGAAAAATTTAA
- a CDS encoding ATP-dependent DNA helicase RuvB, which produces MGDEELVERTLRPQYLREYIGQDKVKDQLQIFIEAAKMRDEALDHVLLFGPPGLGKTTMAFVIANELGVNLKQTSGPVIEKAGDLVAILNDLEPGDVLFIDEIHRLPMSVEEVLYSAMEDFYIDIMIGAGEGSRSVHLDLPPFTLIGATTRAGMLSNPLRARFGITGHMEYYAHADLTEIVERTADIFEMEITHEAASELALRSRGTPRIANRLLKRVRDFAQIMGDGLIDDVITDKALTMLDVDREGLDYVDQKILRTMIEMYGGGPVGLGTLSVNIAEERETVEDMYEPYLIQKGFIMRTRSGRVATAKAYEHLGYEYNEK; this is translated from the coding sequence ATGGGGGATGAGGAGTTGGTAGAACGTACCCTCCGTCCTCAGTATTTACGTGAATATATTGGGCAGGATAAGGTCAAGGACCAGCTGCAAATCTTTATCGAGGCTGCCAAAATGCGGGATGAGGCACTGGACCATGTTCTTTTATTTGGTCCTCCAGGTCTCGGGAAAACAACCATGGCCTTTGTTATTGCCAATGAACTGGGAGTCAATCTCAAGCAAACGTCTGGTCCTGTTATCGAAAAAGCGGGGGATCTGGTAGCGATTTTGAATGATTTGGAGCCTGGAGACGTTCTCTTTATTGACGAGATTCATCGCTTGCCTATGTCGGTGGAAGAGGTGCTTTATAGTGCCATGGAAGACTTCTACATTGATATCATGATTGGGGCTGGAGAGGGCAGTCGCAGTGTCCATTTGGACTTGCCACCATTCACCTTGATTGGTGCAACGACACGTGCGGGGATGCTCTCAAATCCTCTGCGGGCACGTTTTGGGATTACAGGTCATATGGAATACTATGCCCACGCTGACTTGACAGAGATTGTTGAGCGGACGGCAGATATTTTTGAGATGGAAATAACCCATGAGGCAGCTTCGGAGTTGGCCTTACGCAGTCGAGGAACTCCTCGTATCGCCAATCGTCTCCTCAAGCGCGTGCGCGACTTTGCCCAGATTATGGGGGATGGCTTGATTGATGATGTGATTACGGATAAGGCTTTGACCATGCTGGATGTAGACCGTGAAGGTTTGGACTATGTAGACCAAAAAATCCTTCGCACCATGATTGAGATGTACGGTGGTGGTCCTGTCGGTTTAGGAACTCTTTCTGTTAATATTGCCGAGGAGCGTGAGACTGTCGAAGATATGTACGAACCTTACCTGATTCAGAAAGGTTTCATCATGCGAACTCGTTCTGGGCGGGTAGCGACTGCTAAGGCATATGAGCATTTAGGCTATGAATACAATGAAAAATGA
- a CDS encoding UDP pyrophosphate synthase (catalyzes the formation of undecaprenyl pyrophosphate from isopentenyl pyrophosphate) produces MFGFFKKDKAVEVEVPTQVPAHIGIIMDGNGRWAKKRMQPRVFGHKAGMEALQKVTKAANKMGVKVITVYAFSTENWTRPDQEVKFIMNLPVEFYDNYVPELHANNVKIQMIGETDRLPKPTFEALKKAEELTKNNTGLILNFALNYGGRAEITQALKGLAQDVLDAKINPGDITEDMIGDYLFTQHLPKDLRDPDLIIRTSGELRLSNFLPWQAAYSELYFTDTLWPDFDEAALQEAIAAFNHRNRRFGGV; encoded by the coding sequence ATGTTTGGATTTTTTAAGAAAGATAAAGCTGTAGAAGTCGAGGTTCCAACACAGGTTCCTGCTCATATTGGCATCATCATGGATGGGAATGGTCGTTGGGCTAAAAAACGGATGCAACCACGGGTTTTTGGTCATAAGGCGGGGATGGAAGCCCTCCAAAAGGTGACCAAGGCAGCTAACAAGATGGGAGTTAAGGTCATCACGGTTTATGCCTTTTCAACGGAAAATTGGACACGCCCAGATCAAGAAGTCAAGTTTATCATGAACTTGCCAGTCGAATTTTATGATAACTACGTCCCTGAATTGCACGCAAATAACGTTAAGATTCAGATGATTGGGGAGACAGATCGTTTGCCTAAGCCGACTTTTGAAGCTTTGAAAAAAGCAGAGGAATTGACTAAGAACAATACGGGCTTGATTCTCAATTTTGCGCTTAACTATGGTGGCCGTGCTGAAATTACGCAGGCTCTTAAGGGCTTGGCTCAAGATGTTCTAGATGCTAAAATAAACCCTGGTGACATCACAGAAGATATGATTGGGGACTATCTTTTCACGCAACACCTGCCAAAGGATTTGCGGGATCCTGATTTGATTATCCGTACGAGTGGTGAGTTGCGTTTGAGTAATTTCTTGCCATGGCAAGCAGCCTATAGCGAGCTTTATTTTACGGATACCTTGTGGCCTGATTTTGATGAAGCCGCCTTGCAGGAAGCTATTGCTGCTTTTAACCATCGCAATCGCCGTTTTGGAGGAGTTTAG